A window from Mauremys reevesii isolate NIE-2019 linkage group 9, ASM1616193v1, whole genome shotgun sequence encodes these proteins:
- the LOC120371775 gene encoding G-protein coupled receptor 35-like, with translation MNCNNTNSTVQENLNLLQLIIYIPIVFFGVIFNIIAFWVFCCKLKKWTETRVYMINLVIADCFLLFTLPFIVHFHRTKHPIDKLCYVIQTIYFTNMPVSIYIITLIAVDRFIAIKYPLKAKNFRSPLKAAVSCGFLWIIIIIYACFNPRFTEKSAKICFQKNSADPAKSTLLSSILGFFMPLVILSFCSIQVIRCLKMKKNMSPPEETSIQKALWIVSMNLSVFIICFLPFNVGLLVKYVMEAAGAACSLLHNASLFIRVAAWVANSNCCLDTLCYYFVAKEFQEASSLLPPFKSLKSRSNQSQITTTNALSDHKKMCDTRADP, from the coding sequence ATGAACTGCAACAACACCAACAGCACAGTGCAAGAAAATCTTAACCTTTTACAACTGATTATTTACATCCCAATTGTCTTTTTTGGAGTTATATTTAATATCATTGCCTTCTGGGTATTCTGCTGCAAGCTGAAAAAATGGACAGAAACCAGAGTGTACATGATCAACTTAGTCATTGCAGACTGTTTTCTCCTCTTCACCTTGCCTTTCATTGTGCATTTTCACAGGACTAAACATCCCATAGATAAACTGTGCTATGTCATACAGACTATATATTTTACAAACATGCCCGTAAGCATTTATATCATCACCCTTATAGCCGTCGACCGATTCATTGCAATAAAGTACCCCCTGAAAGCAAAGAATTTCAGGTCCCCATTGAAGGCAGCTGTTAGCTGTGGATTTCTTTGGATAATAATAATCATTTATGCATGCTTCAACCCACGATTTACTGAGAAAAGTGCAAAAATTTGCTTTCAGAAAAATTCTGCTGACCCTGCAAAATCTACACTGTTGTCaagtattttgggtttttttatgccacTAGTAATACTGAGTTTTTGTTCTATTCAAGTCATCCGGTGTCTGAAGATGAAGAAGAACATGAGTCCACCTGAGGAAACATCAATCCAGAAGGCTCTCTGGATAGTTTCTATGAACCTGAGTGTATTTATCATATGTTTTTTACCTTTTAATGTCGGGCTACTTGTTAAGTATGTAATGGAGGCAGCTGGAGCTGCCTGCTCTTTACTCCACAATGCAAGCCTTTTTATTCGTGTGGCTGCATGGGTAGCAAATTCTAACTGCTGCTTGGATACGCTTTGTTATTACTTTGTAGCCAAGGAATTTCAGGAAGCTTCTTCTCTGTTACCCCCTTTTAAATCTCTGAAGTCTAGATCAAATCAAAGCCAAATCACAACCACAAATGCGCTAAGTGATCACAAAAAAATGTGTGATACAAGGGCGGATCCATAG
- the GPR35 gene encoding G-protein coupled receptor 35: MTNSTNCNNSLKLSYNVRLIQVIIYATIFPFGAIFNVLALWVFCCKLKQWTETRVYMINLVIADCSVVFTLPFTIYFIWNDWHRDTLCLTIQSIYLINMSMSIYIITVISIDRYIAIKYPLKAKSLRSPWKAALICGLLWVLTITGLNIKQETREPLCFQKLSTKPSTSVLFFLIFIFLIPLIILSFCSMHIIRSLKKRMLTNPQENKLIEKAIYIVSANMIVFIVCFSPVQIGMLARFVMEKNGVNCLAIQKIRTFINVTACIANSNCCMDAICYYFVAKEFQEAASFCKPKSHHSKGTSSLPAVSKTRLTLSLNK, from the exons ATGACAAACTCAACAAACTGCAACAACAGTCTAAAATTGAGTTACAATGTTCGACTCATTCAAGTCATTATTTATGCCACAATTTTCCCTTTTGGAGCCATATTTAATGTCCTTGCCTTGTGGGTATTCTGCTGCAAACTGAAACAATGGACAGAAACCAGGGTGTATATGATCAACTTGGTCATTGCAGACTGTTCTGTAGTCTTCACCTTGCCTTTCACAATTTATTTCATCTGGAATGACTGGCATCGTGACACACTGTGCTTAACTATACAGTctatatatttaataaatatgtCTATGAGCATCTATATTATCACTGTCATCTCAATCGATCGATACATTGCCATAAAGTATCCTCTGAAGGCAAAGAGTTTAAGGTCACCATGGAAGGCAGCTCTTATCTGTGGGCTTCTTTGGGTATTAACGATAACTGGTCTGAACATAAAACAAGAGACACGTGAACCTTTGTGCTTTCAGAAGCTTTCCACGAAACCATCAACCAGTGTTCTATTTTTCTTGatcttcatttttttaattcCACTAATAATACTGAGCTTTTGTTCCATGCACATCATCAGGAGTCTTAAAAAAAGGATGCTCACAAATCCACAGGAAAATAAGCTAATAGAGAAAGCTATCTATATTGTTTCTGCAAATATGATTGTATTTATAGTGTGCTTTTCACCTGTCCAAATTGGGATGCTTGCTAGGTTTGTGATGGAAAAAAATGGAGTTAACTGCCTTGCAATCCAGAAGATTAGAACCTTTATTAATGTGACCGCATGTATAGCAAATTCTAACTGTTGCATGGATGCCATTTGCTACTATTTTGTGGCCAAGGAATTTCAAGAAGCTGCTTCCTTTTGTAAGCCCAAATCTCAtcactctaagggtacgtcttcactacccgccgtatc GAAAACCAGGTTGACACTGAGCTTAAACAAGTAG